The following are encoded together in the Streptomyces rapamycinicus NRRL 5491 genome:
- a CDS encoding GNAT family N-acetyltransferase, translated as MTSVAEPQPHPQPQKSQPQPQLTVVRVAVDDPRVEPLLRELAHEYSTRYGRAADRELNRYPAEEFAPPRGELLLLLDGGEPVAGGAYRRYDERTAELKRIWTHSGHRRRGLARRVVAELERSAAERGYRRIYLTTGPRQPEARGLYLATGYTPLFDVSADPESIGPLPFEKGL; from the coding sequence ATGACCTCCGTGGCCGAGCCACAGCCACATCCACAGCCACAGAAGTCACAGCCACAGCCACAGCTGACGGTGGTCCGGGTGGCCGTGGACGACCCGCGGGTCGAACCGCTGCTGCGTGAGCTGGCGCATGAGTACTCCACCCGCTACGGCAGGGCGGCCGACCGTGAGCTGAACCGCTATCCGGCCGAGGAGTTCGCCCCGCCGCGCGGGGAGCTGCTCCTGCTGCTGGACGGCGGTGAGCCGGTCGCCGGGGGCGCGTACCGGCGGTACGACGAGCGGACGGCCGAGCTCAAGCGGATCTGGACGCACTCGGGCCACCGGCGGCGCGGGCTGGCCCGCCGGGTGGTGGCGGAGCTGGAGCGGTCGGCCGCCGAGCGCGGCTACCGCCGGATCTACCTCACCACCGGGCCCCGCCAGCCGGAGGCGCGCGGACTGTATCTGGCCACCGGCTACACCCCGCTGTTCGATGTCTCGGCCGATCCGGAGAGCATCGGTCCGCTCCCGTTCGAAAAGGGGCTTTAG
- a CDS encoding amino acid ABC transporter permease — MTKVLNVDALPEPSVLKRAKRRRPGLLVANAIVLVLAAMAVTTIFTNPRFEWETVGKYFFEIRVMKGIGVSIGMTAATMVLSLVCGTLVALMRMGGSRLMSTVAAAFIWVFRSIPMLVQLLFWYNLAALFPTLSLGIPWGPRFVTFDSNSVIGPLTAAIIGLTLHETAYIAELIRSGLLAVPDGQRQAASALGLTPAQIFFRITLPQALRVIVPPMGNELISLLKATSLVSVITLADLLYSVQLIYAKNFQTVPLLIVAAIWYMIITGVITLLQQRLERRLGRHTLISADKAGKVKRIEHSV, encoded by the coding sequence ATGACCAAAGTCCTGAACGTCGATGCACTACCCGAGCCATCCGTGCTCAAACGCGCGAAGCGACGGCGTCCCGGACTTCTGGTGGCCAATGCGATCGTGCTGGTACTGGCCGCGATGGCGGTGACCACAATATTCACCAACCCTCGTTTCGAGTGGGAAACCGTCGGCAAATACTTCTTCGAGATCCGGGTGATGAAGGGCATCGGGGTCAGTATTGGAATGACCGCGGCGACCATGGTGCTCTCTTTGGTGTGCGGCACTTTGGTCGCCTTGATGCGCATGGGCGGTTCCCGGCTCATGTCCACGGTCGCGGCCGCCTTCATCTGGGTTTTCCGCTCCATTCCGATGCTGGTGCAGCTGCTTTTCTGGTACAATCTCGCGGCCCTCTTTCCGACGCTGTCCCTCGGCATTCCCTGGGGGCCGCGTTTCGTCACCTTCGATTCGAACAGCGTCATCGGCCCGCTGACCGCCGCGATCATCGGCCTGACCCTCCACGAGACCGCCTACATCGCGGAGTTGATCCGGTCCGGGCTGCTGGCCGTGCCCGATGGCCAGCGTCAGGCGGCGTCCGCACTGGGTTTGACGCCGGCTCAGATCTTCTTCCGCATCACCCTCCCCCAGGCCCTGCGGGTGATCGTCCCTCCGATGGGAAATGAGCTGATATCTCTCCTCAAGGCCACCTCCCTGGTCAGCGTGATCACCCTGGCCGACCTGCTCTACTCGGTCCAGCTGATTTACGCCAAGAACTTCCAGACCGTTCCACTGTTGATCGTGGCCGCCATTTGGTACATGATCATCACTGGCGTCATTACTCTTCTTCAGCAGCGCCTGGAGCGACGTCTGGGACGACACACCCTGATTTCGGCCGACAAGGCCGGGAAAGTGAAGAGGATCGAGCACTCGGTATGA